A genome region from Nodosilinea sp. FACHB-141 includes the following:
- a CDS encoding SGNH/GDSL hydrolase family protein: MASLLPSFLNPFLADLGPLDIFGSTVLVSGFGDDVLNGGTGDEVLVGLWGNKQLFGAEGNDWLLGGLGNDVLDGGVGNNQLFTGPGQDTVVLKNDGRVDTVVDFAPGADRFLLQGGLSFGQIAIAQQGANTTLRYLNQPEPSVILLNVEATSLTAESFQTQALVPSFNGLTIFGDSLSDPGNLFGLTGFFPPFPYSEGRFSNGDLWVDYLASDIGLEPTEVQNFSVGGATTGRDNGLDPVITLLTGTETDLPGLLDEIDSYLGGIGEGAADPDSLYVVWAGANDLFNLPSDPAAIPAFLANSVQNIATAIGSLAARGADTFLVPNLPNLGLTPRALGDGTSAQATALSQAFNAGLASTLEALEQSLSATIDIIPVDLFGLTNEIIGSPAEFGFTNVTDPLLNQGLLDDPGYFWWDQQHPTTTVHELLADVFQTSLLEAGYLQPSNGAMPALPGAVAQSEILGISDWESSWAATSLSALQPAPAVI, encoded by the coding sequence ATGGCATCGCTTTTACCGTCTTTTTTGAATCCGTTTCTTGCTGATCTTGGTCCCCTTGATATCTTCGGCAGTACTGTTTTGGTCAGTGGCTTTGGCGATGATGTGCTCAACGGCGGCACGGGAGACGAAGTTTTAGTCGGTCTCTGGGGTAATAAACAGCTGTTTGGGGCCGAAGGAAATGATTGGCTGCTAGGTGGCCTGGGCAATGATGTTCTCGATGGGGGGGTGGGCAACAACCAGCTCTTTACCGGGCCCGGGCAGGATACCGTTGTGCTCAAAAACGATGGCCGGGTTGATACTGTGGTGGATTTTGCTCCTGGGGCCGATCGCTTCTTGCTGCAAGGAGGCTTGAGTTTTGGGCAGATTGCGATCGCTCAGCAGGGGGCAAACACTACCCTGCGCTACTTGAACCAGCCAGAACCCAGCGTCATTCTCCTAAATGTGGAGGCCACCAGTCTCACCGCCGAGAGTTTTCAAACCCAGGCGTTGGTGCCCAGCTTTAACGGCCTCACGATCTTTGGCGATAGTCTGTCAGACCCTGGCAACTTGTTTGGGCTAACGGGCTTTTTCCCGCCCTTTCCCTACTCTGAGGGCCGATTTTCTAACGGCGATCTTTGGGTTGATTACCTGGCTAGCGACATCGGACTAGAGCCTACCGAGGTGCAAAACTTTTCCGTGGGGGGAGCCACCACAGGCCGTGACAACGGCCTCGACCCTGTAATTACATTGCTCACGGGCACAGAGACTGACCTACCGGGCTTGCTCGACGAAATTGACAGCTATCTGGGCGGCATCGGGGAAGGCGCGGCTGACCCTGACAGTCTTTATGTAGTGTGGGCCGGGGCCAACGATTTATTCAATTTGCCCAGCGACCCCGCTGCAATTCCAGCCTTCTTGGCCAACTCGGTGCAGAATATCGCCACGGCAATTGGCAGCCTCGCGGCGCGGGGGGCCGATACATTTTTAGTGCCTAACCTGCCCAACCTGGGCCTGACACCCCGCGCCCTGGGTGATGGCACCAGTGCCCAGGCCACGGCGCTCAGCCAGGCGTTTAATGCTGGCTTGGCCAGTACGCTAGAGGCGCTGGAGCAAAGTCTGTCCGCTACGATCGACATTATCCCGGTCGATCTGTTTGGGCTGACCAATGAAATTATTGGGTCTCCAGCGGAGTTTGGTTTTACCAATGTCACTGACCCGCTGCTGAACCAAGGGCTACTCGACGACCCCGGCTACTTCTGGTGGGATCAGCAGCACCCGACTACCACTGTGCACGAGCTGCTGGCAGACGTGTTTCAGACTAGCCTTCTAGAGGCAGGGTACTTGCAGCCCAGTAATGGTGCGATGCCAGCGCTGCCCGGAGCGGTTGCCCAAAGTGAAATCCTGGGAATCTCTGATTGGGAAAGTAGCTGGGCCGCGACTTCTCTTAGTGCTCTTCAGCCTGCTCCTGCAGTGATTTGA
- a CDS encoding DMT family transporter, protein MLKLKVLLPILTSFLFAGSFVAGKYTTVDLGPLTTSLLRYIIAMAVLGLFITRSAQPSKALTVARADWGAMALLGLFGVVGYHYFFFSSLRYTATANTAIINAFNPVVTGVLAALFIGERLTRRQYGGIVLALLGVLTLLTRGNITTLLTLELNRGDGLMLCAVLCWVVYSLIIKQLSQRYSGLTITFYAAVAGVGQLLVVASLERWWQQLAILSLTSLIAILYMGVAASGVAYLLFNLSIQQVGPTRTASVVYSLVPIFVAGLAWLFFREPLTATMVASMGLILLGVNVVLSQPKV, encoded by the coding sequence ATGCTTAAACTCAAGGTTTTGCTGCCCATTCTCACCAGCTTTTTGTTTGCGGGCAGCTTCGTAGCGGGCAAATACACCACAGTCGATCTGGGGCCGCTGACCACTTCGCTGCTGCGCTACATCATTGCCATGGCGGTGTTGGGCCTGTTTATCACCCGCAGTGCTCAGCCGAGCAAGGCTCTCACCGTCGCTCGCGCCGACTGGGGTGCAATGGCGCTATTGGGTCTATTTGGAGTGGTGGGTTATCACTATTTTTTCTTTAGCAGTCTGCGCTACACGGCCACAGCCAATACCGCCATTATTAATGCCTTTAATCCAGTGGTAACGGGGGTGCTGGCGGCGCTGTTTATTGGCGAGCGGCTGACCCGCCGCCAGTACGGCGGCATTGTGCTGGCGCTGCTGGGAGTGCTGACGCTGCTGACTCGCGGCAACATTACTACTCTGCTCACCTTAGAGCTCAATCGGGGCGACGGGCTTATGCTGTGCGCCGTGCTGTGCTGGGTGGTGTATTCCTTAATCATTAAGCAGCTGAGCCAGCGCTACTCGGGGTTGACGATTACCTTCTATGCCGCCGTGGCCGGGGTGGGGCAACTTCTGGTAGTGGCCTCGTTAGAGCGCTGGTGGCAGCAGCTGGCGATCCTATCTCTAACTTCACTGATCGCCATTCTGTATATGGGGGTGGCAGCGTCGGGGGTGGCTTACCTGTTGTTTAACCTCAGCATTCAGCAAGTTGGCCCCACCCGCACGGCTAGCGTGGTCTATAGTTTGGTGCCGATCTTTGTGGCGGGGCTGGCCTGGCTATTTTTTCGAGAGCCCTTGACGGCGACGATGGTGGCTAGCATGGGATTGATTTTGCTGGGTGTAAATGTAGTGCTCAGTCAACCTAAAGTGTGA
- the groES gene encoding co-chaperone GroES — MAAITLAASSVKPLADRVLIKVSASEETTAGGILLPDTAKEKPQVGEITAVGPGKTDDKGTRQALEVKIGDKVLYSKYAGTDIKLGGDEFVLLSEKDILAVLG, encoded by the coding sequence ATGGCAGCTATCACTTTGGCGGCATCTAGCGTTAAGCCCCTAGCCGATCGAGTTTTGATTAAAGTAAGTGCGTCCGAAGAGACCACCGCTGGCGGCATTCTGCTACCTGACACCGCCAAGGAAAAGCCTCAGGTGGGCGAGATCACCGCCGTAGGCCCCGGTAAAACCGACGATAAAGGCACCCGCCAGGCGCTGGAAGTCAAAATTGGCGACAAGGTGCTCTATTCCAAGTACGCCGGTACCGACATCAAGCTGGGCGGCGACGAGTTTGTGCTGCTGTCTGAGAAAGACATCCTCGCCGTTCTCGGCTAA
- the groL gene encoding chaperonin GroEL (60 kDa chaperone family; promotes refolding of misfolded polypeptides especially under stressful conditions; forms two stacked rings of heptamers to form a barrel-shaped 14mer; ends can be capped by GroES; misfolded proteins enter the barrel where they are refolded when GroES binds) — MAKRIVYNENARRALERGMDILTEAVAVTLGPKGRNVVLEKKFGAPQIVNDGVTIAKEIELEDNIENTGVALIRQAASKTNDAAGDGTTTATVLAHAMVKEGMRNVAAGANAISLKRGIDKATAFLVEKIAEHARPVGDSKSIAQVGSISAGNDEEVGAMIAEAMEKVGREGVISLEEGKSMTTELEVTEGMRFDKGYVSPYFVTDTERMEAVLDEPYILITDKKIALVQDLVPVLEQVARSGRPLIIIAEDIEKEALATLVVNRLRGVLNVAAVKAPGFGDRRKAMLEDIAVLTGGQVISEDTGLKLDNTKLDMLGQARRLTITKDTTTIVAEGNEQDVKARCEQIRRQIDETESTYDKEKLQERLAKLSGGVAVIKVGAATETEMKDRKLRLEDAINATKAAVEEGIVPGGGTTLAHLVPDLTTWLEANLTAEEHTGAAIVARALAAPLMRIAQNAGQNGAVIAERVKEKDFNVGYNAANGEFVDMFDAGIVDPAKVTRSALQNAASIAGMVLTTECIVVDLPEPKEGAPAGAGMGGDFDY, encoded by the coding sequence ATGGCTAAGCGCATTGTTTACAACGAAAACGCCCGTCGCGCCCTTGAGCGAGGCATGGACATTCTGACCGAGGCCGTTGCCGTTACCCTCGGCCCCAAAGGCCGCAACGTGGTGCTCGAAAAGAAATTTGGCGCTCCTCAGATCGTCAATGACGGTGTCACCATTGCCAAAGAAATTGAACTCGAAGACAACATCGAGAACACCGGCGTAGCCCTGATTCGTCAGGCCGCTTCCAAAACCAACGACGCTGCTGGCGACGGCACCACCACCGCCACCGTCCTGGCCCACGCCATGGTTAAAGAAGGGATGCGCAACGTCGCCGCTGGCGCCAACGCCATCTCCCTCAAGCGCGGCATCGACAAAGCCACTGCGTTTCTGGTCGAAAAAATTGCTGAGCACGCCCGCCCCGTCGGCGACTCTAAGTCCATTGCTCAGGTGGGTTCCATCTCCGCCGGCAACGACGAAGAAGTGGGCGCTATGATTGCCGAAGCCATGGAGAAAGTGGGCCGCGAAGGCGTCATCTCCCTAGAAGAAGGCAAGTCGATGACCACCGAACTGGAGGTCACCGAAGGGATGCGCTTTGACAAGGGTTATGTCTCCCCCTACTTCGTCACCGACACCGAGCGCATGGAAGCGGTGCTCGACGAGCCCTACATTCTGATCACCGACAAGAAAATTGCCCTGGTGCAAGATCTGGTGCCCGTGCTGGAGCAAGTCGCTCGCTCCGGTCGTCCCCTGATCATCATTGCTGAGGACATCGAGAAAGAGGCGTTGGCTACCCTGGTGGTCAACCGTCTGCGCGGTGTGCTGAATGTGGCCGCTGTGAAAGCGCCTGGGTTTGGCGATCGCCGCAAAGCCATGCTCGAAGACATCGCCGTGCTGACTGGCGGTCAGGTGATCTCTGAAGACACCGGCCTCAAGCTCGACAACACCAAGCTTGACATGCTGGGTCAGGCCCGCCGCCTTACCATCACCAAAGACACCACCACCATCGTCGCCGAAGGCAACGAGCAGGATGTCAAGGCCCGCTGCGAGCAGATCCGTCGTCAGATCGACGAAACCGAGTCGACCTACGACAAAGAGAAGCTGCAAGAACGCCTGGCTAAGCTCTCCGGCGGTGTGGCCGTGATCAAAGTTGGTGCCGCCACCGAAACCGAGATGAAGGACCGCAAGCTGCGCCTCGAAGACGCTATCAACGCCACCAAGGCAGCTGTTGAAGAAGGCATCGTCCCCGGCGGCGGTACCACTCTGGCTCACCTGGTGCCCGACCTCACCACCTGGCTCGAAGCCAACCTCACCGCTGAAGAGCACACTGGAGCTGCGATCGTGGCCCGTGCCCTCGCCGCTCCCCTGATGCGCATTGCCCAGAACGCTGGCCAAAACGGTGCCGTAATCGCCGAGCGCGTCAAAGAGAAGGACTTCAACGTTGGCTACAACGCCGCCAACGGTGAGTTCGTCGACATGTTTGATGCCGGTATCGTTGACCCCGCTAAGGTGACCCGCTCTGCTCTGCAGAACGCGGCCTCCATCGCCGGTATGGTGCTGACCACCGAGTGCATCGTGGTCGATCTGCCCGAACCCAAAGAAGGTGCCCCCGCAGGCGCTGGCATGGGCGGCGACTTCGACTACTAA